The Winogradskyella schleiferi genome has a window encoding:
- a CDS encoding substrate-binding domain-containing protein, which yields MKKVNIGGVPEHFNLAWYLTLKNGEYKDQDINLRWHDYHGGTGEMNKALRSGEIDMAVILTEGIIKDIIDGNPSKIVQTFVETPLIWGIHVATDSKFKTIEDIKGSRAAISRYGSGSHLMAYINAKNNDWDLEKDLNFEVIKNLDGAIRGLTEDKADYFMWEKFTTKPIVDDGIFRRIANCPSPWPCFVIAVRDEFIENNEDTLKIILDIVNQTTAEFKSIPSIDKTIANRYEQELEDVQEWLSLTEWSQNVMDKKTIENVQEQLFDLNIIPKKVDYTELVHEVER from the coding sequence ATGAAAAAAGTAAACATAGGAGGCGTACCAGAACACTTCAATTTAGCCTGGTATTTAACATTAAAAAATGGCGAATACAAAGATCAAGACATCAACTTAAGGTGGCACGATTATCATGGCGGAACTGGAGAAATGAATAAAGCGCTTCGTTCTGGCGAAATTGATATGGCCGTCATATTGACTGAAGGAATCATAAAAGATATTATTGATGGTAATCCTTCAAAAATTGTACAGACCTTTGTTGAAACGCCTTTAATCTGGGGCATTCATGTTGCAACAGATTCAAAATTTAAAACTATTGAAGATATAAAAGGGAGTCGAGCTGCTATTAGTAGATATGGTTCTGGCTCACACCTCATGGCTTACATCAATGCAAAAAACAATGATTGGGATTTAGAAAAGGATCTTAATTTTGAAGTCATAAAGAATTTAGATGGTGCGATAAGAGGCTTAACAGAAGACAAGGCTGATTATTTTATGTGGGAAAAATTTACCACCAAACCTATCGTTGATGATGGTATTTTTAGACGTATTGCAAATTGTCCGTCACCTTGGCCCTGTTTTGTTATTGCAGTTCGTGATGAGTTTATTGAAAATAATGAAGATACCTTAAAGATAATTTTAGATATTGTGAATCAGACAACAGCTGAATTCAAATCCATACCAAGTATTGATAAAACCATTGCTAATCGTTATGAGCAAGAATTAGAAGATGTACAAGAATGGTTATCACTGACTGAATGGTCTCAAAATGTTATGGATAAAAAAACCATAGAAAATGTACAAGAGCAACTTTTTGACTTAAATATTATTCCAAAAAAGGTAGATTATACGGAATTAGTACATGAGGTAGAACGTTAA
- a CDS encoding DUF1835 domain-containing protein — MAKNGLHITNGDVLTDYLRELDFTEDMLTWQEMLCEGPTIPKIDSKEFFDIRSEFLKSYYDIEVNSNELQAELSKLNHIDKYDEINLWFEFDLFCHINLLGIINLLHQRNIDKPLYLICSGRIKGEKNLKGLAELSPTQIKTHYKEKVLLTREDIELAIALWRTYCGKDHNIFKPYIVKTSNFKYLSSCLKAHLKRFPHHQSGLGTLEAHILNLVKQNNVKSENHLLGYCLNYQGYYGYSDMQLKRKIEELDMFFNKTENQITLNRKGHEALLKQHNFASEVNNDMTYGGVNRLEYQFNEEQNKLIQTINHGN; from the coding sequence ATGGCAAAAAATGGTTTACATATTACGAATGGAGATGTTCTTACGGATTATTTAAGAGAGCTTGATTTTACGGAAGACATGCTCACGTGGCAAGAAATGTTATGCGAAGGCCCAACGATTCCGAAAATAGATTCCAAAGAATTCTTTGATATACGAAGTGAGTTTTTAAAATCTTATTATGATATAGAAGTTAATTCTAACGAACTTCAAGCTGAATTGTCTAAATTAAACCATATTGATAAATATGATGAAATCAACCTGTGGTTTGAATTCGATTTATTCTGCCATATTAATTTGTTGGGTATTATAAATTTGTTACACCAAAGAAATATTGATAAACCATTATATCTTATTTGTAGCGGACGCATCAAAGGTGAAAAGAATTTAAAAGGCTTAGCGGAATTGAGTCCTACGCAGATTAAAACACATTATAAAGAAAAGGTATTATTAACTAGAGAAGATATCGAATTGGCAATTGCGCTATGGCGAACCTATTGTGGAAAAGATCACAATATTTTTAAACCCTATATTGTTAAAACCTCTAATTTCAAATACCTGAGCAGTTGTTTAAAAGCACATTTAAAACGTTTTCCACATCATCAGAGTGGATTGGGAACGCTTGAAGCCCATATCTTAAATTTAGTAAAACAAAACAACGTTAAATCCGAAAATCATTTATTAGGCTATTGCTTAAATTATCAAGGCTATTACGGCTATAGCGATATGCAACTAAAGCGTAAAATTGAGGAATTAGATATGTTTTTCAACAAAACTGAAAATCAAATTACACTTAATAGAAAAGGACATGAAGCCTTACTAAAACAGCATAATTTTGCCTCAGAAGTCAATAACGATATGACTTATGGTGGTGTAAACCGTTTGGAATATCAATTTAACGAAGAACAAAATAAACTTATTCAAACCATAAATCATGGCAATTAA
- a CDS encoding nucleoside phosphorylase → MAIKDSELILNPDGSVYHLNLKPEDISDTIIFVGDQDRVEKITKHFDSIEFSTQKREFKTQTGYYQDKRITVISTGIGPDNIDIVLNELDALVNIDLKTRKVKPELSSLNIIRIGTSGSLQKDIPVDAFLISTHALDINGMLHFYQIDGISNPEIEDEFIKHTNWDKNKARPIIINNSKYLEKYFDGHSIFKGMTGTAGGFYGPQGRVLRLPLQDAGLNSKLDNFSYKDFRITNFEMETSVIYGLSKLLGHEALSLNAIIANRATGDFSKNPKKTVDKLILYALERIVNI, encoded by the coding sequence ATGGCAATTAAAGATTCAGAACTGATATTAAATCCAGATGGAAGTGTTTATCATTTGAACCTGAAGCCAGAAGATATTTCGGACACCATCATTTTTGTGGGCGACCAAGATCGGGTAGAGAAAATTACGAAACATTTTGACAGTATTGAATTTAGCACGCAAAAACGTGAGTTTAAAACACAAACTGGTTATTATCAAGATAAGCGAATTACAGTTATTTCAACAGGAATTGGTCCAGATAACATCGATATTGTTCTCAATGAATTGGATGCCTTGGTCAATATCGATTTAAAAACCCGGAAAGTTAAACCAGAATTATCCAGTCTAAACATTATTAGAATCGGCACTTCTGGATCTTTGCAAAAAGACATTCCTGTTGATGCATTTTTGATTAGTACACATGCTTTGGATATCAATGGTATGTTACATTTTTATCAGATTGATGGCATTTCCAATCCTGAAATTGAGGACGAGTTCATTAAACATACCAATTGGGATAAAAATAAAGCAAGACCAATAATTATCAATAACAGTAAATATCTTGAAAAATACTTCGATGGCCATAGCATCTTTAAAGGCATGACAGGAACTGCCGGAGGATTTTATGGGCCACAAGGACGTGTTTTGCGTTTACCATTGCAAGATGCAGGTCTCAATTCAAAATTAGATAACTTTAGCTATAAAGACTTCAGAATTACCAATTTTGAAATGGAAACCTCTGTGATTTACGGCCTATCGAAGTTATTAGGCCACGAAGCGTTATCGCTCAATGCCATTATTGCGAATAGAGCGACTGGAGATTTCAGTAAAAATCCAAAGAAAACGGTTGATAAGTTGATTTTATATGCTTTGGAGCGTATTGTGAATATTTAG